In the genome of Cryptomeria japonica chromosome 8, Sugi_1.0, whole genome shotgun sequence, one region contains:
- the LOC131857294 gene encoding uncharacterized protein LOC131857294 — MFNENEIMNAQHRMNVLIYFCICNVLLQQPSHSYLPQVSQNNHTMSSSRPPIRKDPAWKYHEDFPGQRKGQTKCIFCKTIFHGGIYRLKYHIAGVRGHDADPCTKAVTEAVRDCYVMVEEIERKRKEKEDLTVIGRHAPLGTGTQLGCVGGPSSLPSYRPTHFATTHASGSASISASASASASAPSHVPSTGSGSGNVSIGPRIRKSRLDTFFAPRTTPGSQQSLESMGWNKEVHDAAKMAVGRFWIYGSIPFFTARSPYWQEMVDALTICGAGFKAPSEFDLSGPILTELVNDVKKELGDQRQIWSTKGCTIMTDGWTDRRNRTLLNFLVSSAGGTVFIKSIDASAHCKNATYLCEQIEEVINEVGEENVVQVVTDNAPNYVAAGRLLMERHPSIVWTPCAAHCIDLMLEDIGKLPWVKTCVEKARNVCKFVYNHSWVLALMRQYTEHKELAHPGITRFATNFITLQSMLRCKMALRRMIVGEEWSSSSYAATPAGKDMANCIFDERGFWSPCDEIVKFVKPLVVLLRVADGEKPAMGYIYEGMDRAKEGIKSIYAGDESKYGPIW, encoded by the exons atgttcaatGAGAATGAAATTATGAATGCACAACATAGAATGAATGTcttaatttatttttgcatttgtaatgttttattgcagcaaccttcacattcttatttgcctcaagtttcacaaaacAATCATACAATGTCCTCTTCTAGACctcccattagaaaggaccctgcttggaaatatcatgaggattttccagggcaaagaAAAGGGCAAACAAAGTGtatattttgcaaaacaatattccatggaggcatatatagattgaaataccatattgctggtgtgcgtgggcATGATGCCGACCCATGCACAAAAGCAGTCACTGAGGCCGTACGTGATTGCTATGTAatggttgaagaaattgaaaggaaaaggaaagaaaaagaggatctcacaGTCATTGGGAGACATGCACCTTTAGGAACAGGGACAcaattaggttgtgttggagggcctTCTTCCTTACCTTCATATCGTCCCACTCATTTTGCTACTACTCATGCTTCCGGTTCTGCTTCTATAAGTGCCAGTGCTAGTGCCAGTGCCTCTGCCCCTTCTCATGTTCCTAGCACTGGCAGTGGTAGTGGGaatgttagcattggacctaggattcgtaaatctaggttggataccttttttgcacctcgcactactcctgggtcccaacagtcacttgagagcatgggttggaacaaggaggtccatgatgctgctaaaatggcagttggcagatTTTGGATCTATGGCAGTATTCCATTCTTCACAGCCAG GTcaccttattggcaagaaatggttgatgcccttaccatttgtggggcggggttcaaagccccttctgagtTTGATTTGAGCGGACCCATTTTGACTgaattggtgaatgatgtgaagaaAGAATTGGGTGATCAACGCcaaatatggagcactaaaggttgcaccatcatgactgatggttggacagacaggagaaatagaactctccttaattttcttgtttcttccgcag ggggcaccgttttcatcaagtctattgatgcctccgcccattgcaagaatgccacctacctatgtgagcagatagaggaggtgattaatGAGGTGGGTGaagagaacgtggtacaggtggtgactgaCAATGcaccaaattatgttgctgcag gcagactattgatggagaggcacccatctatagtttggactccatgtgccgcccattgcattgacctcatgttagaGGATATTGGAAAACTTCCATGGGTCAAGACATGTGTAGAAAAGGcaagaaatgtgtgcaaatttgtatataatcattcatgggtgttggctcttatgagacaatacacagagcataaGGAGTTAGCtcatccaggaatcacaagatttgccacaaacttcatcacattgcagtccatgcttcgtTGTAAGatggccttgagacgtatgattgttggtgaggagtggtcttcctcatcctatgctgccaCCCCAGCAGGAAAAGATATGGCaaactgcatttttgatgagcgaggcttttggagcccttgtgatgagatagtgaag tttgttaagcccttggtggttttgttgcgagttgcggatggagaaaagcctgcaatgggctacatatatgagggcatggatagggcgaaagagggcatcaaatctatctatgcaggagatgagagcaagtatggtcccatttggtag